The Rhodoligotrophos appendicifer sequence CCTCGTCCAGCGGTTCGATCCCGATGCCCTTCAGCAGCCAGTGCTCGCTGAGCTCCGCCTCCGCCACCAGGTCCATGAACCCGAAGCGCCTTGGATCCGCATAGACGATGCGCGTCCCTTCATCCGTCTCGAAGACGACATGGTCGTGCGGGCCATTGCCTGCTCCTGCGGTCGACGGGTGATAGAAGATCCCCGGCCGCTGTGCCACGCCCTCCGCCGGCAGCACGGTGAACCGGCCTGACATGCCCAGATGCATGATCAGCACCTCGTTCCGGTCCGTATGGCCGAGAATATACTTCGCCCTGCGGTCCAAAGCCTCCACGCGGGCGCCCTGGAGCCTCTCGGCAAAGCCGTGCGGCAGCGGAAATCTCAGATCCGGCCGGCGGAGCAAGACCCGGGTGATCCTGTGTCCCACCAGGGCATCCGTGAGCCCTCGACGAACGGTCTCCACCTCGGGCAGTTCAGGCATCGAGACCGTTCCACGTTGAATTGACCAAGATTGCAGCAATACGCGAGCGCGGTCGGCGGTGCCAATAGCCTTGTGCGCCTGCCTGCGCTATGGTCCCGCCCCATGATCCGCGATACCGACCAAACCGATCCCACCGCCCCCTTTGGCTACCGCACCGTCGCCGCTGCCGACAAGCAGGGCCTGGTCAATGATGTCTTCGCCAAAGTGGCCCATCGCTACGACGTGATGAATGATCTGATGTCTGGAGGCCTCCATCGCCTCTGGAAGGATGACATGGTCACCTGGCTGAACCCCCCGACCAATGCTCGGCCCTATCATGTGCTCGACGTGGCCGGCGGGACCGGCGACATCGCACAGCGCATCTTGAAGCGCGGCGGAACGGGCTGCCGCGTCACCCTCGCCGACATCTCTCCCGAAATGGCGATCGAGGGGCGCCGGCGTGCCCGCGAGCATCTGCCCGATGCGCAGCTTCGCTTCACGGTCGGCAACGCCGAGGCCCTGCCTTTCCCCGACCGCTCCTTCGATGCCTATACGATTGCCTTCGGGATCCGCAACGTCACCAACATCTCCAAGGCGCTGGCCGAGGCCTATCGCGTCTTGAAGCCGGGGGGCCGCTTCCTCTGCCTTGAGTTCTCGGAAGTCGACATTCCCGGGATCTCCGCCCTCTACGACGCCTATTCCTTCACGGCCATTCCCGCCATCGGCAAGGTCGTGACGGGAGATGGCGCCCCCTATCGCTATCTCGTCGAGAGCATCCGCACCTTTCCGAACCAGGAAGCGTTTAAGGTCCTGATCTCCGCCAGTGGCTTCTCCCAGGTGAAGTACCGCAATTACTCCGGCGGTATCGTGGCGGTTCACTCCGCTTGGCGCTTGTAAGCCGGGATGCCAAACTGAATGGCGACCCGCATCGGCCATATCATGACCCTGTTCGGCACCATGTGGGTCCTTGCCCGCCACGATGCCTTTGCAGGCATGGACGAGCTGCCGGACCTTCCTGCCCCCGCCCGCACCGGACTGAGGCTGATGCGCCGCCTCGCGCGCAAGAAGAAGAGCAGGCACAAGGGTCTCGCCCCGGCCATCGTCGAGCTCGGCCCCAGTTACATCAAGCTGGGCCAGTTCCTCGCCACGCGCGCCGACATCGTAGG is a genomic window containing:
- the ubiE gene encoding bifunctional demethylmenaquinone methyltransferase/2-methoxy-6-polyprenyl-1,4-benzoquinol methylase UbiE produces the protein MIRDTDQTDPTAPFGYRTVAAADKQGLVNDVFAKVAHRYDVMNDLMSGGLHRLWKDDMVTWLNPPTNARPYHVLDVAGGTGDIAQRILKRGGTGCRVTLADISPEMAIEGRRRAREHLPDAQLRFTVGNAEALPFPDRSFDAYTIAFGIRNVTNISKALAEAYRVLKPGGRFLCLEFSEVDIPGISALYDAYSFTAIPAIGKVVTGDGAPYRYLVESIRTFPNQEAFKVLISASGFSQVKYRNYSGGIVAVHSAWRL
- the mutM gene encoding bifunctional DNA-formamidopyrimidine glycosylase/DNA-(apurinic or apyrimidinic site) lyase, which produces MPELPEVETVRRGLTDALVGHRITRVLLRRPDLRFPLPHGFAERLQGARVEALDRRAKYILGHTDRNEVLIMHLGMSGRFTVLPAEGVAQRPGIFYHPSTAGAGNGPHDHVVFETDEGTRIVYADPRRFGFMDLVAEAELSEHWLLKGIGIEPLDEGFDAAYLARKLEGKKAPLKAALLDQRLVAGLGNIYVCEALFRAKLSPLRLAGTIAKDGKATARTRLLIDSIKSVLREAISAGGSSLRDFAQADGELGYFQHSFDVYDRDGKPCRREGCRGFVERVVQSGRSTFYCGTCQR